A single genomic interval of Eurosta solidaginis isolate ZX-2024a chromosome 3, ASM4086904v1, whole genome shotgun sequence harbors:
- the cid gene encoding histone H3-like centromeric protein A produces the protein MRPNQRKPGPKSKTRLIPPKKLPQANLGETDTDTSENASFHSPPPDENVTNYNLEFRNTSPQPVTRQSPRRRSTISAIADMPSTSRNVTADSGQVSNRRRKQKFPARRELKMVLRRTDLMIPRLSFGRVIREIMMRQSSEVRMITIDALEALQTAAEKYLEMRFEDSYMVTLHARRKTLLVRDMELVNYLLSRLNVN, from the coding sequence ATGCGGCCAAACCAAAGAAAGCCTGGACCCAAGTCAAAAACACGACTCATTCCACCAAAAAAGCTACCACAAGCAAATCTAGGCGAAACAGATACCGATACATCTGAGAATGCAAGTTTTCATTCACCACCACCTGATGAAAATGTCACTAATTATAATTTGGAATTTAGAAATACTTCACCACAACCTGTAACAAGACAATCACCCAGGCGAAGAAGCACAATATCAGCCATAGCCGATATGCCGTCGACATCCAGAAATGTAACAGCAGATAGTGGGCAAGTGAGTAACCGGCGCCGCAAGCAAAAGTTTCCCGCTCGCCGTGAGTTGAAGATGGTGTTACGTAGAACAGACTTGATGATTCCGCGTTTAAGTTTTGGACGAGTTATACGCGAAATAATGATGCGACAAAGTTCAGAGGTGCGTATGATAACCATAGATGCGCTCGAAGCTCTACAAACAGCTGCTGAAAAGTATTTGGAAATGCGTTTCGAAGATTCATATATGGTTACATTGCATGCGCGTCGAAAGACATTACTTGTACGTGATATGGAATTGGTTAATTATTTATTATCTAGATTAAATGTGAATTAA